A DNA window from Vanacampus margaritifer isolate UIUO_Vmar chromosome 19, RoL_Vmar_1.0, whole genome shotgun sequence contains the following coding sequences:
- the mtmr9 gene encoding myotubularin-related protein 9, with protein sequence MFLSLQVEPFFRLICFQSVCCFRRTHVTRLCKQAKNPQCVSCRWSGAIMEFAELIKTPRVDGVVLHRPFMPTVEGTLCLTGHHLILSSRQDNTEELWLLHSNIDSIEKRFVGSIGRIIVKCKDLRVIQLDIPGMEECINIASSTEALSTLDSVSLMYPFFYRPMFEVVHDGWNCFRPEDAFKDLESMTDEWRLSEVNKDYRVCPSYPSLLAVPKGIDDDALRMAAAFRHGGRFPVLSYYHKKNGMVMMRASQPLTGTNGRRCKEDEKLINATLRPGKRGYVIDTRAINVAQQAKAKGGGFESEANYPQWRRIHKAIERSSVLQESLIKLVEACNDQSHSMDRWLSKLEASNWLAHVKEILTTACLAAQCIDREGASVLVHGTEGTDSTLQITSLAQIILDPGCRTIRGFQGLVEREWLRAGHPFQQRCAQSAYSSGKPRQEAPVFLLFLDCVWQILRQFPCSFEFGEAFLVLLVEHTYASQFGTFLGNSAAERTKLCVSEKTVSLWSWVNRPQELERLSNPLYEANGLVIWPSVAPQSLLLWEGVFLRWNRSSKCLDEAHEEMVHIIEYNKELQNRVNLLRRQLAQLETQDPLLQTP encoded by the exons atgttccttTCGTTGCAAGTCGAACCTTTTTTCCGCCTCATTTGTTTCCAGTCGGTGTGTTGTTTTCGACGGACGCACGTGACACGTCTgtgcaaacaagcaaaaaacCCTCAG TGTGTCAGCTGCCGGTGGTCAGGCGCCATCATGGAGTTCGCCGAGCTGATCAAGACGCCGCGGGTGGACGGGGTCGTCCTCCACCGACCTTTTATGCCCACCGTGGAGGGAACCTTGTGCCTGACGGGCCACCACCTCATCCTCTCCTCCAGACAAGACAACACGGAGGAGCTGTGGCTGCTTCACTCCAACATTGACTCCATAGAGAAGAG gtttgtgGGCTCTATTGGAAGGATCATAGTCAAATGTAAAGACCTGAGAGTGATCCAGCTGGACATTCCTGGTATGGAGGAATGTATCAACATTGCCAGCTCTACTgag GCCCTGTCAACACTTGATTCCGTCTCCCTGATGTACCCTTTCTTCTACCGGCCCATGTTTGAGGTCGTCCATGACGGATGGAATTGCTTCCGTCCTGAAGATGCCTTTAAGGACCTTGAGTCCATG ACAGACGAGTGGCGGCTGAGTGAAGTCAACAAGGACTACAGGGTGTGCCCGTCCTACCCTTCCCTGCTGGCAGTGCCCAAGGGCATCGACGACGACGCGCTGAGGATGGCGGCAGCGTTCCGTCACGGCGGCCGCTTCCCCGTGCTCAGCTACTACCACAAGAAGAACGGCATG GTGATGATGCGAGCGTCTCAGCCTCTCACCGGCACCAACGGGCGGCGCTGCAAGGAAGACGAGAAGCTCATCAACGCCACCCTGAGGCCGGGCAAGCGCGGCTACGTCATCGACACGCGCGCCATCAACGTGGCCCAGCAGGCCAAAGCCAAAGGAGGCGGCTTCGAGTCCGAGGCCAACTACCCGCAGTGGAGGAGGATCCACAAGGCCATCGAAAG GTCCAGCGTGCTGCAGGAGAGTCTGATCAAGCTGGTGGAGGCGTGTAACGACCAGTCGCACAGCATGGACCGCTGGCTCAGCAAGCTGGAGGCGTCCAACTGGCTGGCGCACGTCAAAGAGATCCTGACCACCGCCTGCCTGGCGGCCCAGTGCATCGACAG GGAGGGAGCGTCCGTCCTGGTCCACGGCACAGAAGGCACAGACTCCACCCTTCAAATCACCTCCTTGGCTCAGATCATCTTGGATCCCGGCTGCAGGACCATCCGAGGCTTCCAGGGCCTGGTGGAGCGGGAGTGGCTCCGA GCGGGTCACCCGTTCCAGCAGCGTTGCGCCCAGTCGGCCTATTCCAGCGGCAAACCTCGCCAGGAGGCTCCCGTCTTCCTGCTCTTCCTGGACTGCGTGTGGCAGATCCTGCGGCAGTTTCCGTGTTCCTTCGAGTTTGGCGAGGCCTTCCTGGTGCTGCTTGTTGAGCACACGTACGCTTCCCAGTTTGGCACCTTTCTGGGCAACAGTGCGGCGGAGAG GACCAAACTGTGCGTGTCTGAGAAGACGGTCTCGCTGTGGTCGTGGGTGAATCGTCCCCAGGAGCTGGAGCGTCTGAGCAACCCGCTCTACGAGGCCAACGGTTTGGTCATTTGGCCCTCGGTGGCCCCGCAGAGTCTGCTGCTGTGGGAGG GAGTGTTCCTCCGCTGGAACCGCTCGTCCAAGTGCTTGGACGAGGCCCACGAGGAAATGGTGCACATCATCGAGTACAACAAGGAGCTCCAGAACCGAGTCAACCTCCTGCGCCGGCAGCTGGCCCAGCTGGAGACCCAAGATCCACTCCTGCAAACGCCCTAA